DNA sequence from the Calidithermus timidus DSM 17022 genome:
GGGTGCAGGACTCCCCAAGGGCGGAGGGTGCTGAAGTGGGGCTTAAATACGATAGCTGGAGGGGATTTTCCACGGAGGTACCTTGTGCCTAAAGCTCATATCGAGCGGCATTTTTCCGGCTCTGAGACCGTACGGGATGTGGTCATCGGGATGTCCGATGGCCTTACGGTGCCCTTTGCCCTGGCGGCGGGACTGGCTGGGGCGGTAGATTCCAACTTCGTGGTGCTGGTGGCGGGGGTTGCCGAGGTGGTGGCCGGCTCCATCGCCATGGGCCTGGGTGGGTACCTGGCGGCCCGCACCGAGGCCGACCACTACCAAGCCGAGCTGGCGCGCGAAGAGCGGGAGGTGCGCGAGCTGCCTCAGGCCGAGATCGAGGAGGTGCGGGCGGTCTTCCGTCGCTACGGTCTGGAAGGGGAGGCCCTCGAGCAAGCCACCCAGGCCATAATCCGCGATCCTAAGGTCTGGCTCAGCTTCATGATGCAGGAGGAGCTGGGCCTGGAGGAGCCTGACCCCAGGCGGGCGCTGCGCAGCGCCCTGACCATTGGGGGTTCGTATGTGGCGGGTGGGGCCATCCCCTTGCTTCCCTACCTCTTGCCGCTTTCCATCGGGCAGTCCTTACTGCTGAGTGCAGGGATAACGCTGGTGGCCCTGGGAATTTTTGGAGCTTTCAAGGCCCGCTTTACCGGACTCCCCCTTTTGAAAGGGGCCTGGCAAACCGTGCTGGTCGGGGGTTTGGCCGCCGGCGCGGCCTACGGCCTGGCCAGGCTGGTGAGCGGTTTTTCCGCCTAGGAGCTGCCATGCCCCCCCAGCTTCGCCCTGCCCTTCCCACCGACCTTGCGGCCCTCACCGAGGTGGCCTACGCTACCGGCTTTTTTGGCCGTTCGGCGGAGGTCTACTTTCCGGCCAAGCGGCTCTTCGGCGAGCTCTGGGTGGGGCCCTACCTGGGGCCTGCGGGAGGGTGTGGTTTGGTGCTCGAGGAAGGGGGTCAAATTTTAGGCTACGTGCTGGGCGCGCAAGACCCCCTGGCCTACCGCCGATACTTCCTGCAAGGGCTGCCCCGCTGGCTGCTCCAGGCGGCCCAGGGTCGTTTTTCAGGGCTCGAGGCCAGCCTGCGCTTCCTCTTGCGCGCCCTGCGCTACCCCAGCAAGGCCGCTCCCAATAGGCTTTTTCCTGCCCATCTGCACCTCAACCTTCTGAGCGGGGTGCGGGGCCAGGGCTGGGGCGAGCGGCTCCTGCGGGCGCACCTGGCCTGCCTTCAGCAAAAAGGCTTGCCCGGTGTCCAGCTCTCCACCACCGAGGAAAATCGGGCGGCCCTGGGGCTCTATCAGAAGCTGGGCTTCCGGGAGTACGCCCGCTGGACGAGCCCCCTCTGGGCACCCTGGCTGGGGCGCCCGGTGGTGCACCTGACCCTGGTGCTGCCGCTTGGAGGGGATTAGTCCGGTACCCGTTCCCGCATCAGCATCCCCGGTTGTAGTCGTACTCAAACCCTGTCTGGCAATGGTTGTAGTCGTACTCAAACCCTGTCTGGCAATCCATCACTAGTTGAATCTTTAGCTCCCAGCTTACGTTTACTAGAGCAGTACTACTTCTTCAGCAAGTCTAGCGTGT
Encoded proteins:
- a CDS encoding GNAT family N-acetyltransferase; the protein is MPPQLRPALPTDLAALTEVAYATGFFGRSAEVYFPAKRLFGELWVGPYLGPAGGCGLVLEEGGQILGYVLGAQDPLAYRRYFLQGLPRWLLQAAQGRFSGLEASLRFLLRALRYPSKAAPNRLFPAHLHLNLLSGVRGQGWGERLLRAHLACLQQKGLPGVQLSTTEENRAALGLYQKLGFREYARWTSPLWAPWLGRPVVHLTLVLPLGGD
- a CDS encoding VIT1/CCC1 transporter family protein, coding for MPKAHIERHFSGSETVRDVVIGMSDGLTVPFALAAGLAGAVDSNFVVLVAGVAEVVAGSIAMGLGGYLAARTEADHYQAELAREEREVRELPQAEIEEVRAVFRRYGLEGEALEQATQAIIRDPKVWLSFMMQEELGLEEPDPRRALRSALTIGGSYVAGGAIPLLPYLLPLSIGQSLLLSAGITLVALGIFGAFKARFTGLPLLKGAWQTVLVGGLAAGAAYGLARLVSGFSA